Proteins encoded by one window of Haematobia irritans isolate KBUSLIRL chromosome 2, ASM5000362v1, whole genome shotgun sequence:
- the LOC142224461 gene encoding uncharacterized protein LOC142224461 yields MRLLPSILTVILQTFVYGSKCCNTEIGFKYLDPHEESNPFGNLIIGIYQEYRFETLFLLHRNTIEDITLEAFHHCAIPKVIVTASNKFNFKDFYNSEILVVVIIQYRGDLELLEIAANSLNYMRQSRILILADNILDEDLFRGEVLNITHLYKMTNVLLVFSYGRDKVEDVLCNFYTLQPYPEYHWVTGRIDSFYYTEHWRNLHNKTLKTFIEVTSSRGLYFRDLQGNLRISGSVAKMILLFAERCNASLELLDSQMPGNKSHYLLVNKMIEENLIDIPISVTPLIRSSPRNTSDTFEINQIPIMIPLAQPLSVKEIFGVLLNGYFFLILFGVYFLLTACQVLIDYFVYNTWNYFDVVINCKVFPGVMGLSFTTKLEAVMSLKIVYLLLGCIGLYFATLFSANNNTLFTRPPTHDEIRTFEDIQKASLQILYLDQDLSETIDVLRPILNKLVITDNVTLLHRHRMGLNTSYGYGTTTTTWDLSWRQQKFASSFTFHIPQDMILFNLVPWAYSMPYNSPYTEGLNYLIHQVHAMGLDYYWRNEIFYDLLRLKEIEIIPAKLATGPEVLHLMDLYWVWMILVIGLICSILVFLLEIFAKGLWIYLLHRQSSNYKRLMLC; encoded by the exons ATGAGGCTATTACCAAGTATCCTTACTGTGATACTCCAGACATTTGTTTATGGTAGCAAATGCTGCAATACTGAGATTGGTTTCAAATACCTGGATCCACATGAAGAGAGTAATCCTTTTGGAAATCTAATAATTGGAATATATCAGGAATACAGATTTGAAACGCTATTCCTTTTACATCGGAATACTATTGAAGATATTACCTTGGAAGCATTTCATCACTGTGCGATACCAAAGGTGATTGTCACTGCCAGCAATAAATTCAACTTTAAAGATTTCTACAATTCTGAAATTTTGGTGGTCGTCATTATACAATATAGAGGGGATTTGGAATTGTTGGAGATTGCTGCCAATTCATTGAATTACATGCGCCAAAGTAGAATTCTAATTTTGGCCGATAATATTTTAGATGAAGACCTATTCAGAGGGGAAGTTCTTAATATCACCCATCTATACAAAATGACAAATGTATTATTGGTATTTTCCTATGGCCGCGACAAGGTAGAGGATGTtctatgtaatttttatactttgcaACCTTATCCCGAGTATCATTGGGTGACAGGAAGAATTGATTCCTTCTATTACACTGAACACTGGCGTAATCTTCACAATAAGACTTTGAAGACATTTATTGAAGTCACTTCATCCCGTGGACTTTATTTCAGGGATCTGCAGGGGAATCTTCGTATAAGCGGTTCGGTGGCAAAAATGATTCTTCTTTTTGCTGAACGTTGTAATGCTTCTTTGGAATTGCTGGACTCTCAGATGCCGGGTAATAAATCCCATTATCTGCTCGTCAATAAAATGATCGAAGAGAATTTAATCGATATACCCATATCCGTAACACCTCTGATAAGGTCATCGCCCCGTAATACCTCGGATACGTTTGAAATTAATCAAATCCCCATCATGATACCCTTGGCTCAACCTCTAAGTGTAAAGGAAATATTTGGTGTCCTTCTGAATGGTTACTTCTTTTTGATCCTATTTGGAgtttattttttgctaactgCTTGTCAAGTACTGATCGACTACTTTGTGTATAACACTTGGAATTATTTCGATGTGGTGATCAATTGTAAAGTTTTTCCTGGAGTTATGGGTCTATCGTTTACTACAAAACTCGAGGCTGTAATgagtttaaaaattgtttacctTTTGCTGGGTTGTATTGGCCTTTACTTTGCCACCTTGTTCAGTGCCaataataataccctgttcactCGACCCCCAACCCATGATGAGATCAGAACTTTCGAAGATATTCAAAAAGCCTCGCTACAGATATTGTATTTGGACCAAGATCTTAGCGAGACCATTGATGTTTTGAGACCCATATTGAATAAACTTGTGATAACGGATAATGTAACCCTACTCCATAGACATCGTATGGGCTTGAATACCTCATACGGGTATGGTACCACTACAACTACATGGGATCTATCATGGCGTCAACAAAAATTTGCCTCCAGTTTTACCTTTCATATACCCCAAGATATGATCTTATTCAATTTAGTTCCATGGGCTTATAGCATGCCTTATAATTCCCCTTATACTGAAGGTCTCAACTATTTGATACATCAAGTCCATGCAATGGGTTTGGACTACTACTGGCGTAATGAGATTTTCTATGATTTATTGCGGCTAAAGGAAATCGAAATTATTCCTGCGAAATTAGCCACAGGTCCTGAGGTTCTTCATCTAATGGATTTATATTGGGTTTGGATGATTCTAGTCATTGGCCTGATTTGCAGCATATTGGTATTTTTGTTGGAAATATTTGCTAAAGGTCTATGGATCTAT cttcttcatcgacagtcaagcAACTATAAAAGACTTATGCTGTGCTGA
- the LOC142224462 gene encoding uncharacterized protein LOC142224462: MSCLVVIMKLSWIIVIWLIQAHGVGAKSRFASLYEDINFANKFYGKLLMEIYQERSFDSILLLHRNGTEDSSLKAFLQFPVPKLDITQNRPLAYKDFYNSEILVVIITQTKLDYEIMETAAKSLNYMRQTRILMIAENIVDEGLFKEELLSLCHLYKMTNALLSFDHLEEGKDIISPYFQLKPYPKYHWLSLAKDMQLPYFPEHWRNFHNRTLKTYIEVTSSRGFYFKDHQDQLHISGSVAMMVLLFAERCNGRLEWLDSQMPGNSSPFSVTNEMVDEGLIDVPMAVTPLTTIAWPRNTTYTFEINPIAVMVPKAKQFTVQEIYGKLVNGHLFLLVFLVSMCLGATHVFIEYFWYKSWNICDLIIHSRILPGVIGLSFPARPVTDRSLKLVYILLGFIGLYIATLFSATNNTLFTSPPTHSEIRTFEDLEKSSLQILYLEKNVAYSEHILGPIKNNLLLLTDEAYGHDHLNSLNTSYGYPVTSNTWDISWRLQKFTSSFTFHRPKDMVLDPLIPWSYKLQYNSPYLEPLNYYIHQVHALGLDHAWRDRIFYDLLRQKAITMQKPKISQGPEVLRVGDL, encoded by the coding sequence ATGTCTTGTCTTGTAGTCATCATGAAATTGTCGTGGATTATTGTTATTTGGCTAATTCAAGCGCATGGCGTTGGGGCAAAATCCAGATTTGCATCTTTATATGAGGATATTAactttgcaaataaattttatggtAAACTGCTGATGGAAATATATCAAGAACGTAGTTTTGATTCCATACTTTTATTACATCGGAATGGTACAGAAGATAGCAGTTTGAAAGCGTTTCTTCAATTCCCTGTACCAAAATTGGATATAACACAAAATCGACCACTCGCCTATAAGGATTTCTATAACTCTGAAATTTTGGTGGTGATAATTACCCAGACCAAGCTAGACTATGAAATAATGGAGACTGCAGCCAAGTCATTGAACTACATGCGTCAGACTAGAATTCTAATGATAGCTGAAAATATTGTGGACGAAGGACTATTTAAAGAGGAACTTCTTAGTTTGTGTCATCTATACAAAATGACAAATGCTTTACTTTCGTTTGACCATTTGGAGGAGGGAAAGGATATAATTTCCCCGTACTTTCAACTAAAGCCTTATCCAAAATATCATTGGCTTAGCTTGGCTAAAGACATGCAGCTGCCTTACTTCCCTGAACACTGGCGAAATTTTCACAATAGAACTTTGAAAACATATATTGAAGTCACTTCATCGAGAGGCTTTTATTTCAAGGATCACCAGGACCAACTACATATAAGTGGTTCTGTGGCCATGATGGTTTTACTCTTTGCGGAACGCTGTAATGGTAGGCTGGAGTGGTTGGACTCCCAGATGCCAGGCAATAGTTCGCCTTTTTCTGTAACCAATGAGATGGTCGATGAAGGTCTAATCGATGTTCCCATGGCTGTTACCCCCCTCACTACTATTGCATGGCCCCGTAATACAACGTACACTTTTGAGATTAATCCAATAGCTGTTATGGTACCCAAGGCGAAGCAATTTACAGTACAGGAGATATATGGTAAGTTGGTGAATGGCCACTTGTTCCTTCTGGTGTTTTTGGTCTCTATGTGCCTGGGCGCTACGCATGTATTCATCGAATATTTCTGGTATAAATCCTGGAACATTTGTGATTTAATTATTCATAGCAGAATTTTACCTGGGGTCATAGGTCTATCGTTTCCCGCTCGACCTGTAACGGATCGAAGTCTAAAACTGGTTTATATCTTATTGGGGTTTATTGGTCTATACATAGCCACATTGTTCAGTGCCACCAACAATACCCTATTCACCAGTCCACCAACACATTCCGAAATTAGAACATTTGAAGATCTCGAAAAATCCTCACTACAAATACTTTACCTTGAGAAGAATGTCGCTTACTCAGAACATATCCTTGGacccattaaaaataacctTCTATTGTTGACCGACGAAGCCTATGGTCACGATCATCTAAATAGCCTGAACACTTCATACGGTTATCCTGTAACCTCCAACACATGGGACATATCATGGCGtctacaaaaatttacctcCAGTTTCACGTTCCATAGGCCCAAAGATATGGTGCTGGATCCCCTTATACCATGGAGTTATAAATTACAATACAATTCCCCCTATTTGGAGCCACTGAACTATTACATTCATCAGGTGCATGCTCTTGGTTTGGATCATGCTTGgcgtgatagaattttctatgatTTATTGCGACAAAAGGCAATAACAATGCAGAAACCGAAGATATCTCAAGGACCAGAAGTACTTCGCGTAGGGGATTTATAG